A part of Arachis hypogaea cultivar Tifrunner chromosome 12, arahy.Tifrunner.gnm2.J5K5, whole genome shotgun sequence genomic DNA contains:
- the LOC112727339 gene encoding uncharacterized protein: protein MASPCSFSFPNSSSFVMARSLSQPLAPSMPLISIPSTTRTRSTLRHLVCACHGQKNALEYRKLGDSDLNISEITLGTMTFGEQNTEKESHGILSYAFENGINALDTAEAYPIPMKKETQGRTDLYIASWLKSQSRDKIILATKVCGYSERSSYLRDNAKVLRVDAANIKESVEKSLKRLGTDYIDLLQIHWPDRYVPLFGAYSYDPSQWRPSVPFVEQLQAFQELINEGKVRYIGVSNETSYGVMEFVHAAKVEGLPKIVSIQNSYSLLARLRFEIDLVEVCHPNNCNIGLLSYSPLGGGSLTGKYIDINSEAAKKGRLNLFPGYMERYNKSIAREATVQYLELAKRHALTPVELALGFVRDRPFMTSSIIGATSLDQLKEDIDAFTKTERPLPAEVMADIEDIFKRYKDPSIL from the exons ATGGCATCCCCCTGCTCCTTCTCCttcccaaattcttcttccttTGTCATGGCACGTTCCCTTTCTCAACCCCTCGCACCATCAATGCCTCTCATTTCTATACCTTCAACAACAAGAACTAGAAGCACCTTGAGGCATCTCGTTTGTGCTTGCCATGGCCAGAAGAACGCATTGGAATATAGGAAGCTTGGTGACTCTGACCTCAACATCAGTGAAATCACTCTTGGAACt ATGACGTTTGGGGAGCAGAACACAGAGAAAGAATCTCATGGCATTCTCAGTTATGCATTTGAGAATGGCATTAATGCTTTGGATACTGCTGAGGCG TATCCAATTCCAATGAAGAAAGAGACACAGGGAAGAACTGATCTGTATATTGCTAGCTGGCTGAAGTCTCAATCTCGTGACAAG ATTATTTTAGCAACAAAAGTATGTGGTTATTCCGAGAGGTCAAGTTACCTACGGGACAATGCAAAAGTTTTGCGGGTAGATGCTGCAAATATAAAGGAAAGTGTAGAGAAAAGTCTTAAGCGCCTTGGCACTGATTATATTGATCTGTTACAAATTCACTG GCCAGATCGCTATGTTCCACTGTTTGGTGCTTATTCCTATGATCCTTCACAATGGAGGCCGAGTGTCCCGTTTGTTGAACAGTTGCAAGCTTTTCAAGAACTTATCAATGAAGGAAAG GTACGCTACATAGGTGTATCTAACGAGACTTCTTATGGAGTGATGGAGTTTGTACATGCAGCTAAAGTTGAAGGACTTCCCAAGATTGTTAGTATTCAAAACAGCTATAGCTTGCTCGCTAGATTGCGGTTTGAAA TTGATCTTGTGGAAGTTTGCCATCCAAACAACTGTAACATTGGGTTGCTATCCTACTCCCCACTTGGAGGTGGATCACTCACTGGaaaatatatagatataaattCTGAAGCTGCAAAAAAGGGAAGATTGAACCTCTTCCCTGGCTATATGGAAAGATATAACAAATCAATTGCACGG GAAGCAACTGTACAATATCTTGAATTGGCCAAAAGACATGCTCTAACTCCTGTTGAGCTTGCCCTTGGATTCGTAAGAGACCGTCCATTCATGACAAGCTCAATCATTGGTGCTACCTCTCTGGACCAACTCAAAGAAGACATTGATGCTTTCACAAAAACTGAGCGCCCCTTACCAGCAGAAGTTATGGCTGACATTGAAGACATTTTCAAGAGATACAAAGATCCTTCCATTCTGTAA